From Carassius auratus strain Wakin chromosome 1, ASM336829v1, whole genome shotgun sequence, the proteins below share one genomic window:
- the LOC113108394 gene encoding protein mab-21-like 2: MIATQAKLVYQLNKYYNERSQARKAAIAKTIREVCKVVSDVLKEVEVQEPRFISSLSEIDARYEGMEVIAPNEFEVVLYLNQMGVFNFVDDGSLPGCAVLKLSDGRKRSMSLWVEFITASGYLSARKIRSRFQTLVAQAVDKCSYRDVVKMVADTSEVKLRIRERYVVQITPAFKCTGIWPRSAAQWPMPHIPWPGPNRVAEAKAEGFNLLSKECYSLTGKQSSAESDAWVLQFAEAENRLLMSGCRKKCLSILKTLRDRHLELPGQPLNNYHMKTLLLYECEKHPRETDWDESCLGDRLNGILLQLISCLQCRRCPHYFLPNLDLFQGKPHSGLETAAKQTWRLAREILTNAKSLDKL; the protein is encoded by the coding sequence ATGATTGCAACGCAAGCAAAGCTGGTTTACCAGCTCAATAAATATTACAACGAAAGAAGCCAGGCGCGCAAAGCGGCCATCGCCAAAACCATCCGAGAGGTGTGTAAGGTGGTGTCGGACGTGCTGAAGGAGGTGGAGGTCCAGGAGCCCCGCTTCATCAGCTCCCTGAGCGAGATAGACGCGCGCTATGAGGGCATGGAGGTCATCGCACCCAACGAGTTCGAGGTCGTGCTTTACCTGAATCAGATGGGAGTCTTCAACTTCGTGGATGACGGATCTCTCCCGGGCTGCGCGGTGCTGAAACTCAGCGACGGCCGTAAGAGGAGCATGTCCCTGTGGGTGGAGTTCATCACCGCCTCCGGTTATCTGTCGGCGCGGAAGATCCGCTCCCGCTTCCAGACGCTGGTGGCCCAGGCCGTGGATAAATGCAGCTACCGGGACGTGGTTAAGATGGTAGCGGACACGAGCGAAGTGAAACTGCGCATTCGGGAGAGATACGTGGTGCAAATAACCCCGGCCTTCAAGTGCACGGGTATCTGGCCTAGAAGTGCCGCTCAGTGGCCCATGCCTCACATCCCGTGGCCCGGGCCGAACCGGGTGGCGGAGGCGAAAGCAGAGGGGTTTAACCTCCTCTCTAAAGAGTGCTACTCGTTAACGGGCAAACAGAGCTCGGCGGAAAGCGACGCCTGGGTCTTGCAGTTCGCCGAGGCCGAGAACAGGCTTCTGATGTCGGGCTGTAGAAAGAAATGTCTCTCTATTTTAAAGACTCTCCGTGACCGACACCTCGAGCTACCGGGACAGCCGCTGAATAACTACCACATGAAGACCCTGCTGCTGTACGAGTGCGAGAAACACCCGCGGGAGACCGACTGGGACGAGTCGTGCCTCGGTGACCGTCTGAACGGTATTCTGCTGCAGCTCATCTCCTGTCTGCAGTGCCGCCGGTGCCCACATTACTTCTTACCCAATCTAGACCTGTTTCAGGGCAAACCACACTCAGGCCTGGAGACAGCGGCCAAACAGACCTGGAGACTGGCGAGAGAAATCCTCACCAACGCGAAAAGTTTGGATAAACTGTGA